From the genome of Deinococcus sp. AJ005, one region includes:
- a CDS encoding deoxyguanosinetriphosphate triphosphohydrolase — MLSRADLEAREAQTLAPYATLSQWSRGREYPEAESATRTAFQKDRDRVLHTTAFRRLEAKTQVFLNASGDHYRTRLTHTLEVQQVARSVALNLGLNETLAETVALAHDLGHPPFGHAGERVLNALMEGHGGFDHNSQARRIVSVLEQPKAEYPGLNLTLETLDGLNKHDRARLGQHLKQPSLEAQLVDAADALAYTAHDLEDGLRSGLLSHAGLLELPLWAELSSRTGVTGAVLSEGQRRTLHRELLGWLIGDLTVASDAAIAESGVSSAAAVQALPARLITYSPRLRALLRDTGVFLKENLYRHWRVEMQVEQGSRVLTTLFHALVQRPSMLPPQFRERTQSEELARVVCDYLAGMTDRYALDMHASIAPPAQHAPHF, encoded by the coding sequence GTGGGCGGGAATACCCGGAGGCCGAGAGCGCCACGCGCACCGCCTTCCAGAAAGACCGCGACCGGGTGCTGCACACCACCGCCTTCCGCCGTCTGGAGGCCAAGACACAGGTGTTCCTGAACGCCAGCGGGGACCACTACCGCACCCGCTTGACGCACACGCTGGAGGTGCAGCAGGTGGCCCGCTCCGTGGCTCTGAACCTGGGCCTGAACGAGACCCTGGCCGAGACGGTGGCGCTGGCGCATGATCTGGGGCATCCCCCTTTCGGCCACGCCGGGGAACGCGTGTTGAACGCTTTGATGGAAGGTCATGGCGGCTTTGACCACAACTCTCAGGCCCGGCGCATCGTGTCGGTGCTGGAGCAGCCCAAAGCGGAGTATCCGGGTCTGAATCTGACGCTGGAAACGCTGGACGGCCTGAACAAACATGACCGCGCCAGACTAGGCCAGCACTTGAAACAACCCAGTCTGGAGGCCCAACTGGTGGACGCCGCCGACGCCCTGGCCTACACCGCGCACGATCTGGAGGACGGCTTGCGGAGCGGTCTGCTCTCGCACGCGGGGTTGCTGGAGCTGCCGCTATGGGCCGAACTGTCCAGCCGAACAGGTGTGACTGGCGCAGTTCTCTCGGAAGGGCAGAGGCGGACCCTGCACCGCGAGCTGCTGGGCTGGCTAATCGGGGACCTGACAGTGGCGAGCGACGCGGCCATCGCAGAGAGTGGCGTGAGCAGCGCCGCCGCCGTTCAAGCCTTGCCCGCCCGCCTAATCACCTATAGCCCCCGCCTCCGCGCCTTGCTGCGGGACACGGGCGTCTTTCTGAAGGAAAACCTGTACCGCCACTGGCGCGTGGAGATGCAGGTGGAGCAGGGCAGCCGCGTGCTGACCACGCTGTTTCACGCCCTCGTGCAGCGCCCCAGTATGTTGCCCCCGCAGTTCCGGGAGCGCACACAGTCGGAGGAACTGGCACGCGTGGTCTGCGACTATCTGGCCGGAATGACGGACCGCTACGCGCTGGACATGCACGCCAGCATCGCCCCACCTGCCCAGCACGCCCCGCATTTCTAG